The sequence CCTTCGGGGCCGTGGTCAAGGCGTTCCGGAAGCGAGCGAAACTGACGCAGGAGGGACTGGCGCGGCGGGTGGGATTCTCCGCCGGGACCATCGCCTCGATCGAGCAGGGGCGCAGGCTCCCGCCACCGGAGTTCATCGAGCGGGCCGAGCGGGTGCTGGACGCCTTCGGGGTACTGCGGGCGATGGCGACGCAGTTGGCCCGGCAGCCGGGATTAGCCGCGTGGTTCCGGCAGTGGGCCCGGCTGGAGGAGCAGGCGATCAGCCTGTACACGTACGAATGCCGGTTGATTCCGGGGCTGTTGCAGACGGAGGCGTACGCGCGGGAGTTGTTCGAGCACCGCATTCCGCTGCTGACCGACGAGGAGACCGAGACGAAAGTGACCGCCCGACTGGACCGGCAGAAACTGCTGCGGGACCGGCCGAACACGGCGTTCAGCTTCATCGTCGACGAGCATGTCTTCTTGCGCCGGACCGGCGGTGCGGACGTGGCC is a genomic window of Streptomyces sp. Edi2 containing:
- a CDS encoding helix-turn-helix transcriptional regulator, giving the protein MAGKAGNSEPETTDSLRAFGAVVKAFRKRAKLTQEGLARRVGFSAGTIASIEQGRRLPPPEFIERAERVLDAFGVLRAMATQLARQPGLAAWFRQWARLEEQAISLYTYECRLIPGLLQTEAYARELFEHRIPLLTDEETETKVTARLDRQKLLRDRPNTAFSFIVDEHVFLRRTGGADVARELLDHVLETTQRLRNVELQVMPLARGVHAGMNGPMQVLETSSNRWYGYCEGQETGQLISDAKTISTLHMRYAKLRSQALTPEDSRSLLMQMRGVL